From Jiangella mangrovi:
GGGCCTCCATGCGCACGCGCACGGTCTCGCGGTGCTCGACGAGGAGCGCGAGCCGGTCCGGCTCCGTCCCTGGGCCGGCCGCGACCAGCTCGAAGTAGCGCTGGATGTCGCGGATGGGCATGTCGAGCTGGCGCAGCCGGGTGATGAACACGACCCGGTCGACGTCGTCAGGGGTGTAGTGCCGGCGCCCGGCGCTGTCGCGCGGGACGTCGAGCAGGCCGATGCGCTCGTAGTAGCGCAGGGTGTGCGCCGTCACGCCGGTGCGCTCGGCCACCTCGGAGATGGTCTCTGTCGGTTGGGCGATCGGTGTGTCACGTACGTCGAGCGTCGTCACAGCTACGACCGTAGGACTTCGAGCGCACTCGAAGTCAAGTAGCCGAAGTACGCTTCTCAGCTGAGGCTCAGGAGGCCGGTAGCCGAAGTACACTTCTCAGCTGAGGCTCAAGAGGCCGGTCATTCGTAGCCGAACGTCTGGGTCCAGTAGGGGCCGCGGTCGCTGTCGGCCTCGCCGACGCCGATGGCCACGAAGTCGCAGTTCAGGATGTTCTTCCGGTGACCGGGACTGTCCATCCAGCCCTCGACGACGTCCTCGGCGCTGCGGTATCCCCAGGCGATGTTCTCGCCGCCCCAGCCGTC
This genomic window contains:
- a CDS encoding MerR family transcriptional regulator, with amino-acid sequence MTTLDVRDTPIAQPTETISEVAERTGVTAHTLRYYERIGLLDVPRDSAGRRHYTPDDVDRVVFITRLRQLDMPIRDIQRYFELVAAGPGTEPDRLALLVEHRETVRVRMEALRIALDVVDFKIAKYGGTATP